Below is a genomic region from Vicia villosa cultivar HV-30 ecotype Madison, WI unplaced genomic scaffold, Vvil1.0 ctg.000600F_1_1, whole genome shotgun sequence.
aaagcctccacaagatctctccaagaatggaTATGGGTGCGTTCAAGTTGAACATACCACTCCAAGGAAGCTCCAGCCaagctatcctggaagaaatgcattagaAAACCCTCATCCTCAGAATAAACTGACATCTTGCGATAGTATGCTTTGACATGGGTCATGGGACAAGTCGccccattgtatttgtcaaaagatggaactttgaattttggtggaatcctcacaccaggaaccagccccaagtcattgatatccatgcctaacacccctttgccttcaacaGCTCTGAGACGTTCTTCAATCCGACGATACCTCTCGGTTTCCTCATATGCACCATCAGCACTATGCCTTGATACCTGGTCAAAGTTCTCAACATTAAAATCCAAATTACCACGGTTCTGATTatctctccttcccaacagacgagacggaggcggaggtggaaacccgtgatgctgattgaaaggattataaTGCCCTCCCACGTGATCAAACTCATTCGGATCATGATGATCGTCAATTCTACCAGACACATCATCAAACAGCCCTGGATGTCTTCCATTCTCAACCCTTCTGGAGTTCTCGACAAGAACTCGCAAGTCATCCTgccccttggtcacattagtcaatgcttccataaactgcgccatctgcgcattcatctgctctgtcagttgagctctcatctctgccatttgttcctgaatctgttccatctaccttctctgattgctcctagtcggatacgggtggttagccgtcttagaactccttctgataacaaaacagtgagacataagatataagacctgcaaaacctgcaaatacatgacatgtatgatatatgaatgatatgcatgaaatgtttgtcaattttcaggtatccaagagttcatcccactttcagataggacatagaAACCCTGATACAGAATATATTTGAATAACAATCCGCACACGAGAATAATTCAGCAAACTGAGCATACTTCATTCAAACATAACTAAGAAATTGAGTTCATACAGATAAAACACATAACCGTGTCACAATGTGCTCATAAGGCATACAAAAGAAATCCAGAACATCAAaatgcgaccccatccaacaatcctggacatgggcgacaaatatcaaGCATAAACAGCAAATCAACTCCATGGACCAAACAAATCCATTCCACAGCGGCACTAGGATCGTCTGATAACAGAATGGGCTTCTTCACCGTCTCCTCTCCGTTGGGTTCGGAGTCTTCACAAAAGGTCCTTTGCTGGGCACCAAAGAGAGGAACCAGATGAACAACAACTGAAGGCAACAAGTGATAGCACTGCCACCTTTCTCATATCTGGAATGAACGGCATAATAAGTATCGGCCAACAATGTAGGAATAGGATTCTTTCCCATGAAGATGTGTACCGCGGCCGAGTCTACAAAATTGGGAACATTTGGGAACATCACAATCCCGTAAATAGCCACAGCAAGCAATGCATTGTACGCGTTCCAATTCTTTTTCTCAAATTCCTCTTTAGCTTTTCTTAGCAAGAACTTCAAAGAGAACCCCGAGACACCTCCATTCGACTTCCAATTATCAGATACTTcttttatgctcaaataaagagcagcagCGATCAACTTGAAATTCACTTCTTTTGGAACGTCGATGAATGGCACTTCGTCTTTTACCTTGAGATTAAGAATGATAGAGTACTCTTCCAATGTCGGAGCCAATTGGTAATCCTGGAACGTGAAACACCTCATTTCAGGATCATAGAATTGCATCAAAGTTTGCAAAGCAGGTGTCTCAACCACGGTTTCCAACAAAGTCAAAATATTCCCATAATTATCCGTGAAACTCTTCAGGCAGAAAGCGGTCATTAACGAACTCAAACCCTCTAAGGCGGTCAACGGCTCTCGGAAGAAGCTGTAGGTGTGCGTATGTCTCTTTGCTTCCTTGACAGTATCAATGGGAGTGTCCATCTTTAACTTGAATGAACTCTTGAATGTCCCTGAAAAACATGACATGCAAATGCTTGTTATACATATCTATTTTTTttgcgtttcttttggaaataaatatgctatgatgcaaaatggtggggcttgttgccgcccaccaggcattctggactgccggtaacacacatagtacGAAGCCAAAGGTTCGGTCTcaaatggtataccacacggaacacggaatatcaatccacggaaccaaagcccatagtcaataacacTGGAATGGAAcacagattaccactcgaacaagaaccatagtaccccacgaacaagaaccaatagtacactcgaacgagaacagcggtaacccacgaacaagaacagcggtaacccacgaacaagaacagcggtaacccacgaacaagaacagcggtcaccaacaatgtacctgttaatatgatcattgattcccgccccactcacgggtaaaatctaggccaaggtaaggtcatgaaacgcagtatacggtccgcccgaaggtaagcatcatcacagcgcggatgcgggtgacgataatacctccgtttgaaaccactactctgctcgtggtcacataatccatcccgagacgtacacctcgagacaaaccatgctcccactctatcctagggttcctatggttcacacatagcctgggtattgggccttttacctcttgaaacacccacctaacagacagagatccagccagtccagaatatgatgcagaaaagtaaaagcgcacatagaatgcaatgcaaacaggcaaatatgcaaagcaataaaaacacccaatgataaacacacaagcgctaggatcgactcgctaggtccggaccagcaacaggtcaagacgtccccagcagagtcgccagctgtcgctaccgcgaaaattaacagagtcgccactaacatatttatcctaaaaaggaagggaatgccagcaaaccacaaaacaaaacaacggtctcacgaccagagaaaagggtaagggagtcggttacgcgaggggaaggtattagcacccctcgcgcccatcgtactagatggtatccacgctagtgtctaaatctatgggtgtgtaagcaaactacgctaatcaTGTCACGGTGGgaacttccccagcagagtcgccagctgtcgctaccgcgaaaattaacagagtcgccactaacat
It encodes:
- the LOC131629721 gene encoding uncharacterized protein LOC131629721: MDTPIDTVKEAKRHTHTYSFFREPLTALEGLSSLMTAFCLKSFTDNYGNILTLLETVVETPALQTLMQFYDPEMRCFTFQDYQLAPTLEEYSIILNLKVKDEVPFIDVPKEVNFKLIAAALYLSIKEVSDNWKSNGGVSGFSLKFLLRKAKEEFEKKNWNAYNALLAVAIYGIVMFPNVPNFVDSAAVHIFMGKNPIPTLLADTYYAVHSRYEKGGSAITCCLQLLFIWFLSLVPSKGPFVKTPNPTERRR